A single region of the Mycteria americana isolate JAX WOST 10 ecotype Jacksonville Zoo and Gardens chromosome 10, USCA_MyAme_1.0, whole genome shotgun sequence genome encodes:
- the LOC142415152 gene encoding tRNA (uracil-5-)-methyltransferase homolog B-like has product MALSCALRLLCRHLCPSSALLSSLPGRDRSLLMEKKTAAKWKEKKKAREGRSLPGSSWEERLVNAVTPLWRLPYQEQLQVKYESQRKILQTLASRLEELGVDVQKPGGLCCPLRPVVPSPVINGYRNKSTFCVNRGPDGNPKTVGLYVGTGRARNIVCVKADHMENIPPKHKQVAQCYEEFIRRSPLDPCILFHEGGHWRELVVRTTNCGHTMAIITFHPQELGQEALATQKALLKEFFTCGPGTVCALTSLYFQESTMTRCSHEQSPFQLLHGEPHIFEEVLGLKFRISPDAFFQVNTGGAEVLYQAVRELSQAGGDTVLLDICCGTGTIGLSLAHQVSKIIGIEVVEKAIADARWNAAFNGISNCEFHSGKAEAVLPQLLSSWEDGQPLVAVVNPSRAGLHYRVVRAIRNCTSIRRLLYISCKPEGEAMRNFLELCCPSDPGKKLTGEPFAPTLAVPFDMFPHTVHCELVLLFTR; this is encoded by the exons ATGGCTCTGTCCTGTGCATTGAGGCTACTGTGCCGGCACCTTTGCCCTTCGAGTGCTCTCCTGAGCAGCCTGCCCGGTCGGGACCGCAGCCTGCTGATGGAGAAGAAGACAGCAGCaaagtggaaggagaagaaaaaggccaGGGAGGGCCGCAGCCTGCCAGGTTCCTCCTGGGAGGAGAG GTTAGTGAATGCGGTGACGCCACTGTGGAGGCTTCCCTATCAAGAGCAGCTGCAG GTGAAGTATGAAAGCCAGAGGAAGATTTTGCAGACACTGGCATCTCGTCTTGAGGAGCTGGGCGTAGATGTGCAGAAACCTGGTGGACTCTGCTGTCCCCTCCGGCCTGTAGTCCCTTCG cccGTCATTAATGGCTACCGAAACAAATCTACTTTCTGTGTGAACCGAGGACCAGATGGGAACCCCAAAACGGTGGGGTTGTATGTGGGAACTGGCAGAG cAAGAAATATTGTCTGTGTGAAAGCTGACCACATGGAGAACAtacccccaaaacacaaacaagtaGCCCAG TGCTATGAGGAGTTCATCCGTCGCTCCCCCCTGGACCCCTGCATCCTCTTTCACGAAGGTGGACACTGGCGGGAGCTCGTGGTACGCACCACCAACTGTGGCCACACCATGGCTATCATCACCTTCCACCCCCAGGAGCTGGGCCAG GAGGCACTGGCTACTCAGAAAGCATTGCTTAAGGAGTTCTTCACGTGTGGACCTGGAACAGTCTGTGCCTTGACTTCACTTTATTTCCAAGAGAG CACCATGACACGCTGCTCACATGAGCAGTCCCCCTTCCAGCTCCTTCACGGAGAACCGCACATCTTTGAAGAAGTGCTTGGCCTGAAGTTTCGCATCTCTCCAGATGCCTTTTTCCAAGTAAACACAGGTGGAGCAGAAGTTCTGTACCAGGCGGTCAGGGAGCTGAGTCAGGCTGGTGGGGACACCGTCCTCCTCGACATCTGCTGTGGAACGG GCACAATTGGTCTCTCTCTGGCTCACCAAGTGTCCAAGATTATTGGTATTGAGGTGGTGGAGAAGGCAATAGCGGATGCCAGGTGGAATGCAGCATTCAATG GAATTTCAAACTGTGAGTTTCACAGTGGAAAGGCAGAGGCCGTGTTACCACAACTCCTGTCATCGTGGGAGGATGGCCAACCCCTTGTTGCTGTGGTGAACCCATCTCGGGCTGGGCTCC ATTATAGGGTTGTGCGAGCCATCCGAAACTGCACGTCCATCCGAAGGCTGCTCTACATCTCCTGCAAGCCAGAGGGTGAAGCCATGAGGAACTTTCTTGA GCTGTGCTGCCCATCTGACCCAGGGAAGAAGCTGACAGGAGAGCCATTTGCCCCCACGTTAGCTGTACCTTTTGACATGTTTCCTCATACTGTTCATTGTGAGCTGGTGCTGCTGTTCACCCGCTGA
- the DKC1 gene encoding H/ACA ribonucleoprotein complex subunit DKC1, which produces MADADGSSVKKRRKKEKRVLPDEDVADIQHTEEFFIKPESRIAQLDTSQWPLLLKNFDKLNVMTAHYTPLSSGANPLKREISDYVRSGFINLDKPSNPSSHEVVAWIRRILRVEKTGHSGTLDPKVTGCLIVCIERATRLVKSQQSAGKEYVGIVRLHNAIESEAQLARAIETLTGALFQRPPLIAAVKRQLRVRTIYESKLVEYDPERRLGIFWVSCEAGTYIRTLCVHLGLLLGVGGQMQELRRVRSGILGEKDNMVTMHDVLDAQWQYDNNKDDTYLRRVILPLEKLLTSHKRLVMKDSAVNAICYGAKIMLPGVLRYEDGIELNQEIVVITTKGEAICLAIALMTTAVISTCDHGIVAKIKRVIMERDTYPRKWGLGPKASQKKMMIQKGLLDKHGKPNESTPESWKKEYVDYRDASKKEAAAVPQPVSELERAPKRKRESESESEEAVTPPSPATPPPEELIKKERKKKKKEKKAKEAAESVGEQIEVTSETSTKKKKKKKKQKEVDESSE; this is translated from the exons ATGGCGGACGCGGACG GTTCTAGTGTGAAGAAGCGGCGGAAGAAGGAGAAGCGGGTGCTTCCCGATGAAGATGTAGCG GACATTCAGCACACGGAGGAATTTTTTATCAAGCCCGAGTCCCGGATCGCCCAGCTGGACACGTCTCAGTGGCCCTTGCTGCTGAAG AACTTTGACAAGTTAAATGTGATGACGGCACACTACACACCTCTTTCTTCCGGTGCTAATCCCCTGAAGAGAGAGATTTCTGACTATGTCAG GTCTGGCTTTATTAACCTTGACAAACCATCCAATCCATCTTCCCACGAGGTGGTTGCATGGATCCGCCGCATCCTTCGAGTGGAGAAGACTGGACACAGTGGCACTCTGGATCCTAAGGTGACTGGGTGCCTCATTGTGTGCATTGAGAGGGCAACACGACTGGTCAAATCTCAGCAGAGCGCAG GCAAAGAGTATGTGGGAATTGTTCGGCTGCACAATGCAATTGAAAGTGAGGCTCAGCTTGCCAGG GCAATAGAAACTCTGACAGGTGCGCTGTTTCAGCGACCACCCCTCATTGCTGCTGTAAAACGACAACTGAGAGTCAGAACCATCTATGAGAGCAAGCTGGTGGAGTATGATCCTGAGAGAAGATTAG GTATCTTCTGGGTGAGCTGTGAAGCAGGCACATATATCCGAACACTCTGTGTTCACCTTGGTTTGCTGCTTGGCGTGGGGGGCCAGATGCAAGAGCTCCGCAGAGTGCGCTCGGGCATCCTGGGAGAGAAG GACAACATGGTGACTATGCATGATGTACTGGATGCACAGTGGCAGTATGACAACAACAAGGATGACACCTACCTGCGAAGAGTTATCCTGCCGTTGGAGAAACTGCTCACTTCACACAAGCGGCTAGTCATGAAAGACAGTGCG GTTAATGCTATTTGCTATGGAGCCAAGATCATGCTGCCTGGTGTCCTGAGGTATGAAGATGGTATTGAGCTTAATCAGGAGATCGTTGTCATCACCACGAAAGGAGAAGCTATCTGCCTAG CCATTGCCTTGATGACCACAGCAGTCATTTCTACCTGTGACCATGGCATTGTGGCGAAGATCAAGAGAGTGATCATGGAGAGAGACACCTATCCCCGCAAATGGGGTCTTGGTCCCAAG GCCAGTCAAAAGAAGATGATGATCCAGAAGGGTCTGTTGGACAAGCACGGAAAGCCCAACGAGAGCACACCAGAGTCCTGGAAGAAGGAGTATGTGGATTACAG GGATGCTTCCAAGAAAGAGGCAGCTGCTGTTCCCCAACCTGTTTCAGAGCTGGAGAGGGCTCCAAAA AGGAAGCGAGAGTCGGAGAGTGAAAGtgaggaggctgtgaccccaccatcccctgccaccccaccaCCAGAGGAGCTcatcaaaaaggaaaggaagaagaagaagaaagagaagaaggcCAAAGAGGCAGCTGAGAGCGTGGGAGAGCAAATAGAAGTG ACCAGTGAGACCAGcacgaagaagaagaagaagaagaagaaacaaaaggaggtAGACGAGAGCTCAGAGTAA